Part of the Metarhizium brunneum chromosome 6, complete sequence genome is shown below.
CGGAACCTCGACGGAACTCCAACTCCACCTCCGCCTTGCTCCCCGCACCCGTCGAGCCAGAAACCTCGGAAGGTCGGGTTCTAATCTGACCTCCGAAACCGACTTCGGTCTCTCTTCAATACCCGACTTGGCGAGCAGTATTCACATATATATGCCGCCGTACCGAAAGCACACAGTTAGAAACCATCGCCGCCATACCTAGCACACACATCATGATGGGAAACACACTCTCGTACACTACTCAACAACACACCGTCGACCTCGGCCCCCGCGGCAGCATCACAGGCCTGCAGTACGACAACAAAGCTCGTCGCTATGCCGCCGTGCCCTACGCGCTGCCTCCCACCGGCCAGCATCGATGGCGCAAACCTCGCCCTCTCCCTCCGTCATTCACATACTCCCCTGCCGACCAGCCATTCAACGCCACGGAGCTGCGTCCCCCCGCGGCACAGGAGGACCGCGACCTGGCCACGGGGCAAGTCAACTCTGCGAATGACGGAGTCAAGGGCACAGAAGACTGCCTGTACGTCAACATATGGACCCCGGTTCCCGCCGACGCAGCCGCGACAGCAAAATGGCCCGTCATGGTATGGCTGCACGGCGGGTGGTTCCAGGTCGGCGACGCCTGCCACGACGCAGCCAGCGACCCGACCGAGCTGATTTCCACGGGGGGCCTGAACGCCATCGTCGTAGCCGTGAGCTACCGCCTCAACGTATTcggcttcttgtcctcgggcGCCCTGCTGGAGGagagcggcggcgaggccgcAGGCAACTTTGGCCTGTGGGACCAGAGGCTCGCCCTGGAATGGGTGCACGACAACATTGCCGCGTTTGGGGGGGACGTGGGCAACATGACGATTGCGGGCAGGAGCGCGGGTGCGTacggcgtcgaggcgcaGATTCTACATGACTTCCGACGGCATCGCAATCCACGTGCAGGAAAGCTGTTCCGCCGCGCGTGGATGTCGTCGAATGCGATTCCCGCGCAGCCAAAGACTGTGCAGGACGCCGAGGCGCAGTTCGACGAGGTCTGTGAGCACTTTGGTATCCcgctctcgtcgtcgccggcgcaGAGGCTCGCGCGGCTTCGGGCCACGAGTGAGGCAGACCTCGTGCGATGCATCCGCCACTTGAAGAGCCATACCTTTCGCCCTGTGACGGACGGGCTGTTTTTCCACGCTGGCATGGTCGAGTACCTGCAGTCGGAGGCGTTTGCGGAGGCGTTTGCGTCGCGGGGGATGAAGCTGCTCATAGGAGAAGTTGCTAATGAGGAGACGCTGTACGCGCAGTTTAATGGGCCGACGGAACCGACTGTGGAATCGTTGCGGCTCCAGGCGGCGAATTACTACTCCcctgcggcgacggccaagatTCTCGGACAGTACTCGCTCCCAAAGTCGAGTGACATTAGGGATTGGAAGGACGCGTTTGGTAGAATTATTGCGGATGGACAAGTTCGAGCGTCGAGTAGGTATCTGGTTGACGCGCTGAGCAGACATGGGCTCACGACGAGGGATATTTGGCGGTATCGAATTGATTATAGATTGAGCTTCATTGACGAGACGGTTGCGCCGATGGAGTACGGCGTTAGTCACGCCATGGACGGGCCCTTGTGGAAGTAAGTTGTTGACTTTACCCCTGTGCGCGTCGATGTGAAGACCGTGAGTTCTAATTAGCGCAGTTATTCCATCAATCAGCTTCCGACAGATGAGGAGCGCAAAATGTTGGATACATGGGTCAAGATACTGGTTGCgtttgttggtggtggtgaggaCTTTGACTTTGGTACAAGAAccgtcgacgaggtcaaGGTGCTGACGAGTAAGATGGATGTCGCGATTGAGAAGGATGCGAGATATAGCGAGCTTCGAGAGCTTGGTGCCATATTCTCACAAACCTGATTGCGCACTGGATGTGTATTCAGAAGCGAACTGAGTGCCGAAACAATTtccaagatgatgaagaataAACATATTCTATGAGGTATCTAAAGTATAATGCTCTATCAATGTAAATCTAAATGCTTCAACGCCGCGCTAATGATGCTCCTCGAGTACCTCTTGTTGTATGTTCTTTCCGGCAGGACGTACCGCATAATCCAGACTGGCGGGCAGTGTTCTATGCCGGCCTCTCAACATGACAAGGCAAACCACCAGCTTACTGCCGGCGCGCCAACCGCCACAAAAACTGTAATTGGCACCGGGTGAGCCGACGGATATTCCAACGCAGCCGTATGCGGATATAATCTCAAATATAATGTTGAAAACACTATATGATACTGGATCTTCGGCAAAATGCGGCGCTTCGatgacggtgatgatgaatgtGGCCAGTGCGAGCAACCAAATGTCATCGGCCAGCTGACCCCTAATTTGCTGCGAGATGAACAGCCGCCTTGTTCTCAACGACCTGAGAGCCTTGGCGTATGTATCGACGTATTCCTCGTCTTTGGTTGACTCGACGGCAAATAGTCCCAGGGAGCGCTCCTCATACACGTTGGAGTTGcgcatggtgatgatgactggGTAAACGGAAATGTACATCATGATGACATAGAGCACTTGAAGGCCAATGTGTGTCTTGGCAATGGGGACAATGTAAAAGCCTCCCGATCGGACCGCTGTAGGCAGTATTGGTTAGCAACCGTGGAGAATAAATCCCATGGGACAGAAGGAAGTGACTCACCGACAGCCTGGAAGAGCCCGTCCATGATGCGCGGTCCAAAGGGTATGGCAGAGATGACGGGGTTTCCGATGTTGAGAAGCTCAAATGCCGCCCAGTCTATTCCATTAAGCATAAGTACCATGAAGGCAAGCCACCAGGTGTGCTGCGTAGGAAACAAGTTTGTGTAGACACGGCGAGGATAGCGCAGGATGTATTCGAGGGTCGACCGCCATTCAGTGACAAGGGGTCCTTCAGGGAAGACATGCAGGACCTTTAACACAGACCAAAGGAGGAACCGAAGAAATATCGGGTAGGCTGTATTCCCGGCCAGAATTAAAAGGCCCATGGTCACCAAGACATAGTAGGCCGCCTGAAACGGCACCATGTTGGCGTCGAGCAGCGACATGCCGGAGTTGTTGAAGGCAGAGACGCCGTTGAATATGCCGAGCCACCATGGATTGATGCCGTTTTCCAAAGCCGGGCGCGGTTGGTTTGTGGCAATCCAAGCTCCCAGGCcgaggcagccaaggacTTGCCAGAGGGTAAAATACAGCGGAACAACGAGAGAGAGTAGTTGAAGGGCTTTGTACTCGATGCTACTGACTTGGATCCTCTCTTCGGCAGTCAGGTTGATGAAATCGCCGTTTCGTCCCATGTTCTTGCTTGTCAGGAACGCTAGAGGGTTGGGCGTAGGTTCCTCCAAGGGTTCGCCAAGCGCTTGTTCAGAGCCAGGGTTGAGCAAACGTCTGTTGCGGCTCCCCAGAGGTGCAGGAGGACTGAGACGGGATGCCTGTACCGACAGTCCCTCGAACGGCTCTGCATCGCCCTCGGTCGCTTTTGCCTCACGGGCTTCACTGTCCGAGGCATTCTGGTAGGCGCCAGGATAGGGTACATGGACGCCCTGTCGACGGTCCAATGGAGGCCGAGACAGGCCATTTCGAGCTAGAAGCCGGCGAAATGAGCGTTTTCTCGCGGAAACAAGCCATATTGAAACCCATACGGCACTGCCACAGATCATCAGCAAGCAGAGCAGGACCTGTTGTGCCGTCGTCAGTTTGCTGAGGTCGACGGTGTTGAGACCGGTTTCCGTGACGCCGGACACGACCATGAACAGGCTGTCAACATAAGCGACGGAGAGTTTTGGCGCCGACAGCAGCCAAAACACGACGGAGCTGAACAAGGAGACGAAGATGAAGTAGGCGTAGTGGAGAGAGACGAAGTTGACGTGGTGGCTGCCAAGGCGGGAGACGCGCCGCCAAGCCGCAGCCAAGAGCGCGCATGTGCCGTGCTGCGCGTTTCGGAGACTCATTTTCATTGAACTGGCCTGTCTGGCACTCACTCATCTCCTCGAGGGCCGTGGCGGGCACGGGCTGCTTAAAAGGTCGGCGATGCTGGCTTCTGAAAttttccatcatcaacgaaATGGCACTTGAATGAGACCAGCACGACTCTTCCCGTGAGATTACTGGTCGACTGGCAGCAGACGGAAGCAGCCGTCAGACCAGCATCTGCCGCCCCTGCTCTGGTGTGCCGCCGCGGCCCCACCGGCCAGCCAGCCGTCAATTGgtccattcaatgtttgattCGTCAACTTAACCTACCCTAAAGCTCAAAATTGTTTCAGTCGCGTCATGAACCATGTCCGCACGGCAATGCATGGTCAGACCTGTGCAACCATGCTCGGGCCTAGCGATGGGAGTGATGACGGGTCATATGGCCCTTTGGGCCGACGCCGATGCACTTCGCTCAAGTTGACACTTCACATTGATGCATGTCTCGTTGCCAGTCAAGACAGTTACCCAATGCCGATGTCGGCCGCAGCGACTTGGTATCACAACTCGCCGACGTGAGATATTGCCAATTTCACAGATGCCTGGACTTCCACCGCAGACTCGCCTATTTCCCAATAGACCAAAAAAGTTACCCCGTATTTGAATATAATTCCACACGTAGGTGTTTCCCCGGGGGGCGGGACCTTTCTATTGTGTGAACTCCAAAGATCCTTTTCGACAACCCAAACTACCAAAAGACCGAGATCATGTACACTTTGGATCGCAACCATCGTCCTATACAGGACGTAGCACCAGCGACCACTTTTATGTTTGGTTGTATCCTCctctctacggagtatacatGTGGTGGCACACTGACCGATCGAGTGGATGATGGACGTGTATTGTGGTGGCCCTGTGCAGCCCGCCAGCGAGACGACTTCATTGACTGTTCGCTCCAATATCTTGACTGCTTGCTCCGTAGTGCGGGAAATGATCGCCTCTCACATCAACAAAGGTTCAGAACCTGACGCAAATGACCCCACCGATTCCTTTGTCTCGAGCTGCCGCACTCGTTGTTCATTCGGTGCGCAGACCTGGTCCGACACAGCTTCAAAGAGCTTACATCATGTCATTCATTGTTCTATCCGTCATGTTTCACGTCTACCCAGTATTTAGCGGGTTGCGAAGCCACTCCCATTCTCAGCCTGGCAGGCGACCGCAGTCTACAACCACCGTGAAGGCAACGATTTGTCATAATTGCGAAAGATGGACCCTCGTCCCGTTACTCGGAACTCGATGATGCAGTCCAGTTCCCAGAGCTTCGACACTGATGTTTTGGGAACGGGAGCTTCATTCGCACCGAAAGAGTTGGGGAGAGACATGTCGATCGAGACCTTCTTTCTCGATGACGCCGAGTCGAGCATGAAAATACACCCTCACGCGGATAGCAGAGTCTACATTGAATCCCGCTCTCGAAAGCAACACTTTGACTTTGAGTAAGATGAGTCTGAAATGGCAACCCAAGAAACCACGCGACTGGAGCTGACAGTGCATATCGCAGTCTTGTCTTTCTGCACTCGCATGGTGCGGATAGATACGATACTTGGAGATGCGGAGACGTGTTCTGGCCGGACTACGTCGTCGATGACTTCCCAGGAGCCCGAGTGTTGTTGTTCAATCATGACACCAAGATATGGACGcattttggtgttgaggatATAGAAAAGACGGCCAGCAACCTAGTACGCGTGCTCGGAAATGCCCGACAAGGTGACTACGGGGGAAAGCCGATAATATTTATCGCACACAGTCTCGCTGGCTTCCTGCTTAAAGCAGTACGTTGCCATGTCTCTTCTACTCCCAACTTGCCATGTTTCTCACCAAACACTTTAATAGGCGTGTATTAAATGTATGCAAGACTCCGAAGACTTAATCGGCGGAAGCATTCTCCATTCCATGAGAGGCGTCATCTTCCTTGGTACACCGCACAGGTCCGTATCTGTGGGCGGGTGGCAGCCCATCTTACAAAGAGTTCACAAAGTAGCTGGCACGTTCCCCGAATCTTCTGCCAACTTGGACGCTGTTGCCGTGAGAgcggccgtcgacgtcttgtcAAAGTTCTACCCGGTTCTTGAGGCAACCAAGATGCGCATCTTCTCATTTTTTGAACAGCACGAAGCATCCGGAGGCAGTTTGCCTACTCTGGTATCTCAAATCTCAGGCAAAACTTCCCTTCATAACCAGTACTGATAGGCAAAAACAGGTCACGAGCTTCGAGAATGGGCTTCATCATCCGTGCGAGACGCGCGAGACACTCCCAGGGAACCATATCACCATGTGTCAATTCGAAAGTCGCCTCGATCCCGGTTATCGAATGCTTAGCAATGCCATCCAAGCCATCCTTTCTGTTCCCGGGAACCTCGATGTGTCCATCTCCAACACCCCAGTCGCGCTTCTGCCGTCTAGGATGGAGCTGAGTACTGTATTTGCTGTCCAAGGTACTGCTGGCATGATTTCTTTACGAGAGTTGAGAACCATGACTGAACTCGTCTACAGATCTTTTGTCTTCGAAAACTCTACAAAAGCCAAGTGACCAGGATGATAATGCCACTCTAACACCGCAATCCATCATGTATCAATTCGCGCCCACTGGTAAGCCTTCATTTAATGCCAAGATTTTCATTCAACTCCTAATATGGCACGCAGTCAAGCTGCGCCGATTAAAGAGACTTTTGGCCTTCCCGCAGTCGTATATCACAGATGATCTTTCTATGCGCAGCCGAGACACGCTGAGCAAAACCGAATGGGTAGTAAACAGTCATGGCTTCAAGGAATGGCTCGACTCCGATAGTCTGCTTATTATCCGAGGACCCAGAGGATCGGGGAAATCGACGCTCGCATACCGAATAGCTCACTTCCTTGGTgtggagaaggaagaggacCTCGAAGATACCCCTCGAAGATGTGTGCTGAGCTACTTCTATAGAAATACTCTAGGCTCGGATGATGTCATTGTTCAGATGCTGAACCAATTCCTACTCCAGTTTCTCGAGATTATGCCTGTCCTGGTTCGTCACTTCCCGAATCATCGTGTTTTTGGTCGTGCGAGACCAAGTTGGCCAGAGTGGGATGAGCAAACTTGGACCGCATATGACGAGGATTCGAAAAAGATGTGCCCTGATCTAGATACCTTATCAGGAGAGACCGAGTCGACCCGTGGATTGAGCAGCAAGGACCTTCTCATCAGCCCCTTCACTGTCCCGGAACTTATTGAGATACTGATATCGATTTTCCACGACGAGCTAGTTGGCGAGGTCATCATGGTCATTGACGGTCTGGACGACTCCTCAGAGATATCCAAGTCTCTATTTCAGCGTTTCCTTGAGTTAATTGAGACAATGAGAAGCAAGCAGGTTAAAGTCTGCCTGAGCTGCGATACTGCTCAGATACATTCTTTGAAGCACATCGTGGCTCTGGACACGCTACGTAACTTCGAACCTGTTCTTCAACCAGATGAAAACCTCGATATTCTCTTCCATTCCGCGCACGAGAAGTGCAGAGTGATTCCGTCTTGGAAAAACGAGTTGATGTTACTGGCTGGGACAATTCGTTCTATATGTATGTGGTCCCACCTGGCTGTAAGTCTGGCTCGTCAAATCCTAGGCGGACTATCCTCACTTGATGACTTGAAAGCATTCACTGCCACCTTGGAAGAGTGCCGTGCGGGGGATCTAGAACCAGAAACTGAGATTGATAAGCTTTATCGCTGGGCATTTGATCATTTGATCGTACTTCGCGGATGGAGGCACATGAGTCTGCTTTTCTTGATTGCGGTGGCAGAGCGGCCCCTGAATCTCGCCGAGGCAAATGCCTTGGTTCCCTCTCCATCAGAGTTTGCATCTTGGTGTGGTGAAGGTTATAAGACGGACACTACTCTGTCGGATGAGAGAAATGCGAGCAAGCCTTTCCCCGAAACTGACACAATGCAAGGAGTCCATCCTTTAGAATCGAAGCTTCTCGGACTGGTCAGAATTTCCAACGGCACACTGACCCTCTTTCACCCCGATCTCAAGACTTTCCTCCAGCAGAAATTGTCTGACAGACATCTCAGATTCCACCTTCATTATCATATTGGAATCGCATGTCTTACGTTGCTCCAAGATCTGATACAAGGAAGCAGCCAGATGACATACGACCTGGAGAGTCAGAGGTACACGCTGCCAGTCGAAAACTTCAGTTACCCCTTAAGATACTGGTCCAAGCACCTCTTCGTAGCCCAATCATCTGATCAGTGGATACAACACGAGTCGATGCAGGTTTTGGTTCCGTTGGCGAGACTCTGGGATAACGCCGAGGTTCGCGATCTTATCCACGGGTTCTCCCCGGCTCGGCTTCCACCGGTCTCTGCCTTGTCCATACCTTGTATACTCACTGCTCACGACTTGGCGAAGGTTTTGGAATTTTTCTATTTCCTAGCACCAGGGCAACTGCCGCGCAGGGATATGAATCTGTCCCTAGAACAACGATGTGCCGTTGTGAATTCCGGATCTAAGGCGCAGGCCGTCTTTCAAAGGCACGGACGGGAAAGTGCCTCAAGTGATCAATACGGCAGAACCATTGAGAATTACAAAGCTTGGGCAAAATCAAGACATGACGCGgagcagcttcttcttcctgaTTGGATCCGCGAGGCTATAGGGATAGACAAAATGGGTAAATGTGACTGGGGGACAGTACGAGGCATTGCAAAAAACGCCGTTGAGCACAAAAAATTGTCAAAGGATTCCTTTCAGCAATTAATTGCTCTTGCTGTCCGCCGAAACGACGTGGAGTTGGTTGCAGATCTCCTTGATGATGGAGCACGCTGCCATTATATTGACAAAGATGATCCACGGAAGCCTTCTGTTTACCATATTGCTGCCTCAATAGGCAACACGGATTTGGTACAGGAACTCATCCACCACGCCTCACTATTCTGCGCCACTGATGCATTTGGTATGCGTCCCATACACTGGGCTGTTGAGCGCGGCCACCACGAGATGGTCAAACTTCTTGTCACGGCAACATTAAACCAAGATGAGCGAGGCCAAATTCCACTGTTCATGGCCTGCGAAGGCGTCTCACCAACTACAGTATTGGCTGTCTTGAAACAAGGCTTTCCCCCCAGTTTCACTGACAAACTAAATCGAACACCAATGCATGTCGCTTCGTCCATCGGAGCAACAGACGTGGTTCAGCTTCTTTTGTCCAAGGGGGGAAACCCCGAGGCTCAAGACGACAAGGGAATCACGCCACTTCATCTTGCCGCATTTGGAGGTTGGACCGGTGTAGTTGATGAACTATTGGCGTCCGGGGTTTTCACCGATGTTACTACAAACGAGGAGCAAACACCGCTACACTTTGCCTGCGAATCGCCTAACCCTTCATTGGAGGTCGTTTTTACTCTCCTACGGCGGCAAGCCAACCCGTACGCCAAAGATTCCGAAGGCATGACACCGCTACATATCGCAGTGAGGAATGGATCAGTTGCAAAGGTACAGCTGTTGCTTAAATCTGTCACCcaccttgacggcgtcgaagaGCTATTAGAACTAGCTCAAGAAAACCAGGAAATTACACGAATAATCCAGCAATACCATGAGGCATTCCAGATCACCACCATGCGTACTGTGATCAACCAGGGAAAGTTTGTCCCAGAGCTGCAAAGTAAAATTAACGTTGTATTCGTTCATGGATATTACGAATCTCCTACCAAGACGTGGTCCGATGAGTCGGCTTCATGGATGTGGCCTACGAAATACCACCCGAAGAGCGAGTTACAAGCCCGAGTCTTCTTCTGGGACCGCCAGCTTGAACTAACAGATTTCTCGGGCGCAGCAAATTGTAGTGAGCTTGGGACGAAACTCTTAGACTTTGTCCGCAGCACAGTGTATGCTCCAGAACTCTCTTCCAAATCTGGAAAAACCATGCCGCTGGTATTCGTCAGCCACAGCCTCGGTGGTCTGGTAGTGAAAGCAGCGCTCGCTGCTGCAGTCCGGAAGAATGACTCTTGCCTCAGAACTATCAAAGGGCTCGTGTTTTTGGGTACTCCACACCAAGAGTTGGACGAAAATTCATGCAATGATGCGGTTCAGAGGCTAGTACAATCGGCCATTGACAATCGCCTCGACCCTGGGCAGAACAATTCATTGAGAGGACGAACCAAACTAGGATTTGCCCATCCAGAGCAGACTGAGGCATACAATAAACTTGATTTGGACTTTGGAGGAATATGTCGACGTTTACACATCAAGATGCTCTCCATTACAGAAACATTGGGACAGGTAAAGGGCCTTTAATTCCTACTTGGCTGCTTAGGAGACAGTCTACTAACCTTTCAAAGTTCACGCCTCTAGAAGGCATAGACTGTAAACTACCTAATGCGGAAAATGTGAGCGTCGACAAGGATCACGGGAGTCTCCCCAGACTATCGTGCACTGACGATGTTGTCTACGAAAAAATCGTCGAGTTTCTCCATGAAGTCCTGATTCGTGAGAAGCAATCAGAGAGCCACATTTCAGGTGAGTGACGGCGATGCCCATGACCCCAATATCCAATTTGTATTAGGGGGtctaatattttatagtagACCTACCAGACCACCAAGACGGCTACAATTACGTCTCCAAGACAACGTCTCCTCAAGCCTCATTCTCACAGCTGTGCCAGCCCAAGTATTCTGAAAAAGGTGTGTGACCATCGGTCTATGGCAAAATAAATTACTGATATGGTGGCAGATATTATTTTCGCTCTGCAAAAAGATTCAAGTGGCTATATCCTTTTACCATCCGACACAGTCGCCTCATCATTGTTGAATTCTATATCCGGCTTCCCAAAAAAGCCGGTGAACTCCAAAATAATAGACTGGCTAAACGATCCCGAGTGTCCATATCTCTGGATTCGAGGCAAcaccggcagcggcaagacTGTCTTGATGGCGGAGCTATACCACCATTTGATCCAAGCCTCTGGAGCTCGGAGTCAACCGGGCACCATGGCGAATCAGACATCAATTACAGGCTTCTGCTTCAACGGACGGCTGCAAGGTCAAAAGACTGCGAGTGATATGCTTCGGTCCGTTCTCCATCATATATGCATTGAACGGGGCGATGTTGTCAATCTCCTCATCCGGGACGGAGACATCGTCGGCACAGATTTTCTCGGATCGTCTTTGTCATGGGTAACTTTGTCGTCGGTTTTTGAAAAGACTGTGGAAGTGGCTTCTGATAGCAGATTCATCCTCATTATTGACGCCTTGGACGAATGCGGGCCCAAAACAGAGCATGATTCAAATTATCTTTACAGAGTATGTCGGTTCATATCTCGCCGCCGACCGCTTCGAAATCTGAAGATATGCTTTTCCAGCCGACCTTCCAGCGTGTTCTTCTCCGAGTTCAGCGAGGTGGCGCAGCTGCGGATGGAAGACTTGAACAGCTCAGATGTTGTCAGAGACGTTGAGCAACGACTACTACTGACAGGCGGCTTCAGCGAGGTAACACTGCAGCAGATGGACCACTTTAGAAGCTCAGATATCGTCAAGTACGTTGAGAAACGACTAGCAAACGGAGAAGTCAACCAGGGACTAGTCGAGGACGTAATCCGCCTTTGTTGGGGAGTCATGCTTCAGACAGCTCCCACTGTTGATAAATTGATTCAACACTTGAAAGACGATTTGGATTTCAACGACCAAATTGTGCATGCCCCCGAATTTCTGGAGACTCTGTATGAGAGAATGTTGGACGATATCCCGTCACACTACAAGAAGGAGGCGGCCAGGATTCTTCGCATTGTCGCCATTGCGCCATTTCAGTTGGACATTGATTTACTATGCATCGCAGTCGAGGACTATATTGTTGACCCCGAAATTTCTATCCAGGCAGCTCCAAGCGAGCTTGTAGCCATCAATGCCAAATATGGATACGATGAACCGAAGAGGAGCGAATCGGACCACGAAGAGCGGAGACTCAAGGCAACTAGGCGTATGAATCGCCGTTGTGGTGGTCTTCTCTCTATTCAAGACGGAAACAACATTCGCTTCATCCATGACTCCGTGAGGAGCTTTGTCTCCAAGCCTCAGAATTCTCAAGGATTACTTGGATAATCGACAGACGCTAGCTTCGACCCTTCTAATAACTTGCTAAGCGCTTGCATTATTCGACTCAAACAAAACCTTGACGAAGAATGGCAAAGCAAGTGCTCCAACGTTGATTACACAACA
Proteins encoded:
- the ANK1_4 gene encoding Ankyrin-1; amino-acid sequence: MDPRPVTRNSMMQSSSQSFDTDVLGTGASFAPKELGRDMSIETFFLDDAESSMKIHPHADSRVYIESRSRKQHFDFDLVFLHSHGADRYDTWRCGDVFWPDYVVDDFPGARVLLFNHDTKIWTHFGVEDIEKTASNLVRVLGNARQGDYGGKPIIFIAHSLAGFLLKAACIKCMQDSEDLIGGSILHSMRGVIFLGTPHRSVSVGGWQPILQRVHKVAGTFPESSANLDAVAVRAAVDVLSKFYPVLEATKMRIFSFFEQHEASGGSLPTLVTSFENGLHHPCETRETLPGNHITMCQFESRLDPGYRMLSNAIQAILSVPGNLDVSISNTPVALLPSRMELSTVFAVQDLLSSKTLQKPSDQDDNATLTPQSIMYQFAPTVKLRRLKRLLAFPQSYITDDLSMRSRDTLSKTEWVVNSHGFKEWLDSDSLLIIRGPRGSGKSTLAYRIAHFLGVEKEEDLEDTPRRCVLSYFYRNTLGSDDVIVQMLNQFLLQFLEIMPVLVRHFPNHRVFGRARPSWPEWDEQTWTAYDEDSKKMCPDLDTLSGETESTRGLSSKDLLISPFTVPELIEILISIFHDELVGEVIMVIDGLDDSSEISKSLFQRFLELIETMRSKQVKVCLSCDTAQIHSLKHIVALDTLRNFEPVLQPDENLDILFHSAHEKCRVIPSWKNELMLLAGTIRSICMWSHLAVSLARQILGGLSSLDDLKAFTATLEECRAGDLEPETEIDKLYRWAFDHLIVLRGWRHMSLLFLIAVAERPLNLAEANALVPSPSEFASWCGEGYKTDTTLSDERNASKPFPETDTMQGVHPLESKLLGLVRISNGTLTLFHPDLKTFLQQKLSDRHLRFHLHYHIGIACLTLLQDLIQGSSQMTYDLESQRYTLPVENFSYPLRYWSKHLFVAQSSDQWIQHESMQVLVPLARLWDNAEVRDLIHGFSPARLPPVSALSIPCILTAHDLAKVLEFFYFLAPGQLPRRDMNLSLEQRCAVVNSGSKAQAVFQRHGRESASSDQYGRTIENYKAWAKSRHDAEQLLLPDWIREAIGIDKMGKCDWGTVRGIAKNAVEHKKLSKDSFQQLIALAVRRNDVELVADLLDDGARCHYIDKDDPRKPSVYHIAASIGNTDLVQELIHHASLFCATDAFGMRPIHWAVERGHHEMVKLLVTATLNQDERGQIPLFMACEGVSPTTVLAVLKQGFPPSFTDKLNRTPMHVASSIGATDVVQLLLSKGGNPEAQDDKGITPLHLAAFGGWTGVVDELLASGVFTDVTTNEEQTPLHFACESPNPSLEVVFTLLRRQANPYAKDSEGMTPLHIAVRNGSVAKVQLLLKSVTHLDGVEELLELAQENQEITRIIQQYHEAFQITTMRTVINQGKFVPELQSKINVVFVHGYYESPTKTWSDESASWMWPTKYHPKSELQARVFFWDRQLELTDFSGAANCSELGTKLLDFVRSTVYAPELSSKSGKTMPLVFVSHSLGGLVVKAALAAAVRKNDSCLRTIKGLVFLGTPHQELDENSCNDAVQRLVQSAIDNRLDPGQNNSLRGRTKLGFAHPEQTEAYNKLDLDFGGICRRLHIKMLSITETLGQFTPLEGIDCKLPNAENVSVDKDHGSLPRLSCTDDVVYEKIVEFLHEVLIREKQSESHISVDLPDHQDGYNYVSKTTSPQASFSQLCQPKYSEKDIIFALQKDSSGYILLPSDTVASSLLNSISGFPKKPVNSKIIDWLNDPECPYLWIRGNTGSGKTVLMAELYHHLIQASGARSQPGTMANQTSITGFCFNGRLQGQKTASDMLRSVLHHICIERGDVVNLLIRDGDIVGTDFLGSSLSWVTLSSVFEKTVEVASDSRFILIIDALDECGPKTEHDSNYLYRVCRFISRRRPLRNLKICFSSRPSSVFFSEFSEVAQLRMEDLNSSDVVRDVEQRLLLTGGFSEVTLQQMDHFRSSDIVKYVEKRLANGEVNQGLVEDVIRLCWGVMLQTAPTVDKLIQHLKDDLDFNDQIVHAPEFLETLYERMLDDIPSHYKKEAARILRIVAIAPFQLDIDLLCIAVEDYIVDPEISIQAAPSELVAINAKYGYDEPKRSESDHEERRLKATRHASFDPSNNLLSACIIRLKQNLDEEWQSKCSNVDYTTLINNLVAQALAAASLADDGPGVFHHYTRLFNELSLICLRIQRLQPLPTSPTYKVPLPDSFNGITHEHYRFLLAIKAELWWYLRNKVNEYVVMLKDGSNVSLLTHLINTKGHAPLGDRHPRLP
- the TRK2_2 gene encoding Low-affinity potassium transport protein, with product MSLRNAQHGTCALLAAAWRRVSRLGSHHVNFVSLHYAYFIFVSLFSSVVFWLLSAPKLSVAYVDSLFMVVSGVTETGLNTVDLSKLTTAQQVLLCLLMICGSAVWVSIWLVSARKRSFRRLLARNGLSRPPLDRRQGVHVPYPGAYQNASDSEAREAKATEGDAEPFEGLSVQASRLSPPAPLGSRNRRLLNPGSEQALGEPLEEPTPNPLAFLTSKNMGRNGDFINLTAEERIQVSSIEYKALQLLSLVVPLYFTLWQVLGCLGLGAWIATNQPRPALENGINPWWLGIFNGVSAFNNSGMSLLDANMVPFQAAYYVLVTMGLLILAGNTAYPIFLRFLLWSVLKVLHVFPEGPLVTEWRSTLEYILRYPRRVYTNLFPTQHTWWLAFMVLMLNGIDWAAFELLNIGNPVISAIPFGPRIMDGLFQAVAVRSGGFYIVPIAKTHIGLQVLYVIMMYISVYPVIITMRNSNVYEERSLGLFAVESTKDEEYVDTYAKALRSLRTRRLFISQQIRGQLADDIWLLALATFIITVIEAPHFAEDPVSYSVFNIIFEIISAYGCVGISVGSPGANYSFCGGWRAGSKLVVCLVMLRGRHRTLPASLDYAVRPAGKNIQQEVLEEHH